The Candida albicans SC5314 chromosome 5, complete sequence genome includes a region encoding these proteins:
- the URA4 gene encoding dihydroorotase (Dihydroorotase; protein present in exponential and stationary growth phase yeast cultures): MSDIELGITADMHVHLRDGSMCELITPTVRTGGIAISYVMPNLVPPITTKQQVVNYHTKLSKLAPQTTFLMSFYLSKDLTPELIEECADLIHGVKCYPAGVTTNSKYGVDPNDFSSFYPLFEAMQKHGIVLNIHGEKPGTSEEDEINVINAEPKFLPALKKLHADFPRLKIILEHCTTSDAVETVRELNSNYKPGDELFVGATITAHHLYLIIDNWAGNPINFCKPVAKFQKDRKALVDAATSGEPWFFFGSDSAPHPIHAKQTHVGVCAGVYTQSHAIAYVAEIFDKANKLDNLKKFVSDNGIKFYGLSDEILKKHKNESVWLVKRDNQVPEIIGNGDVEVVPFKAGETLKYAIEWR, encoded by the coding sequence ATGTCTGATATTGAATTAGGTATAACTGCCGATATGCACGTACATCTTCGTGATGGTAGCATGTGTGAACTAATTACTCCTACTGTTAGAACAGGAGGTATTGCCATCTCTTATGTTATGCCAAATTTGGTTCCTCCAATTACAACTAAACAACAAGTTGTTAATTATCATACTAAACTTTCCAAATTAGCCCCACAAACCACATTTTTAATGTCATTTTATCTTAGTAAAGATTTAACTCctgaattaattgaagaatgTGCTGATTTAATACATGGTGTTAAATGCTACCCAGCAGGAGTTACCACAAATTCCAAATACGGTGTTGACCCAAATGATTTTTCCTCATTTTATCCATTATTTGAAGCTATGCAAAAGCACGGAATAGTTTTAAACATTCATGGTGAAAAACCAGGTACTagtgaagaagatgaaatcAATGTTATTAACGCTGAACCAAAATTTTTACCAGctttaaagaaattacaTGCTGATTTCCCACGTTTAAAAATCATTTTAGAACATTGTACTACTAGTGATGCCGTTGAAACTGTTCGTGAATTAAATTCCAATTATAAACCAGGAGatgaattatttgttggtgCTACTATCACTGCTCAtcatttatatttgatCATTGATAATTGGGCCGGAAatccaattaatttttgtaaacCAGTTGCCAAGTTTCAAAAAGACAGAAAAGCACTTGTTGATGCTGCAACTAGTGGAGAACCAtggtttttctttggttcTGATAGTGCGCCACATCCGATTCATGCAAAGCAAACTCACGTTGGTGTGTGTGCTGGTGTTTACACTCAAAGCCATGCTATTGCTTATGTTGCCGAGATTTTCGATAAAGCCAACAAATTGGacaatttgaagaaatttgtCAGTGACAATGGTATTAAGTTTTATGGATTATCAGATGAGATTTTAAAGAAACATAAGAATGAATCAGTTTGGTTGGTTAAAAGAGATAATCAAGTCCCAGAAATTATTGGTAACGGTGATGTTGAAGTTGTTCCTTTCAAAGCTGGGGAAACTTTAAAGTATGCCATCGAATGGAGATGA
- the TRX2 gene encoding Trx2p (Similar to thioredoxins; not expected to be enzymatically active because it lacks a canonical thioredoxin active site (Trp-Cys-Gly-Pro-Cys); TRX1 encodes all of the cytoplasmic/nuclear thioredoxin function in C. albicans; Hap43p-induced), with the protein MLQNIETKQQFSSALQNKNDMIVLDFFDECSHCSDLNDKLDEFSDMYEAQNIRFYKVNIEEDRELAEDYKVSSIPTTLFFKKGKVFDKVVGPEPNEIKKVLDKNLMGWSGRPSQSSRT; encoded by the coding sequence ATGTTgcaaaatattgaaaccaaacaacaattttctTCTGCTTTACAAAACAAGAATGACATGATTGTTCTTGACTTTTTCGACGAATGTTCACATTGTAGTGACTTGaatgataaattggatGAATTCTCCGATATGTATGAAGCTCAAAACATTAGGTTCTATAAGGTtaatattgaagaagatagAGAATTGGCTGAAGACTACAAAGTTTCTTCCATTCCTACcactttatttttcaaaaaggGAAAAGTTTTTGATAAAGTTGTTGGACCTGAACCAAATGAAATCAAGAAAGTTCTTGACAAGAATTTAATGGGCTGGTCAGGTCGTCCACTGCAATCATCCAGAACATGA
- a CDS encoding U4/U6-U5 snRNP complex subunit (Ortholog(s) have role in mRNA splicing, via spliceosome, regulation of DNA methylation and U4/U6 x U5 tri-snRNP complex, U5 snRNP localization) translates to MGSVFLPHLKTAWHVDQAILSEDDRVVVIRFGREEETQCMIMDEILFSISEKIKNFAVVYLVNLDKVPDFNQMYELDQNPLEPFTIMFFYRNKHMMCDFGTGNNNKLNFMIYDKQEMIDIIETVYRGARKGKGLVMSPKDYSRSAKDI, encoded by the coding sequence atGGGTTCGGTATTTCTCCCACATTTAAAGACAGCATGGCACGTTGATCAAGCTATTCTTTCTGAAGATGATAGAGTAGTTGTTATAAGATTTGGTcgtgaagaagaaactcAATGTATGATAATGGATGAAAttctattttcaatatctgaaaaaattaaaaattttgctGTTGTATATTTAGTTAATTTAGACAAAGTACCTgatttcaatcaaatgtATGAACTAGATCAAAATCCCCTAGAGCCGTTTACAATAATGTTTTTCTATCGAAATAAACATATGATGTGTGATTTTGGTACGGGGAATAACAACAAGTTGAACTTTATGATATACGACAAACAAGAAATGATTGATATTATAGAGACAGTATACCGAGGCGCAAGAAAAGGTAAAGGTTTAGTAATGAGTCCAAAGGATTATAGTCGTTCAGCTAAGGATATATAG
- the TFS1 gene encoding Tfs1p (Putative carboxypeptidase y inhibitor; transcript regulated upon yeast-hypha switch; colony morphology-related gene regulation by Ssn6): MFNRSIRISRSPLLRSRTILPRTFVTNTHRLSYRLKQRNPSTIFKQSAMTLITISQSLDEAYTKHKVIPEVVDQFDTQGLLSIEYGPTELVTLGNTLSVEGTQEVPKIQLTLNSPTEDGKIESISENDKFILVMTDPDAPSNSDHKWSEYLHWLVTDLKLPHTKNEDGEPEISHFIDVKEGRELVPYMGPGPPPKTGKHRYVFLLYKQDPNAGELTAPKDRPNWGTGVPSSGVKDWIEKNAPNSKLLSVNFFFAQNEDN, encoded by the coding sequence ATGTTTAATAGATCAATTCGTATATCTAGAAGCCCACTATTACGATCTAGGACTATACTACCAAGAACATTTGTTACTAATACACATAGATTATCTTACAGGCTCAAACAACGAAACCCTTCTACAATTTTCAAGCAATCAGCAATGACTTTAATTACTATTTCCCAATCCTTGGACGAAGCTTACACCAAGCACAAAGTTATCCCTGAAgttgttgatcaatttgaCACTCAAGGTTTGTTGTCAATTGAATATGGCCCAACTGAATTGGTCACTTTGGGTAACACCCTTTCTGTTGAAGGTACCCAAGAAGTTCCAAAAATCCAATTGACTCTTAACTCACCAACTGAAGATGGTAagattgaatcaattaGTGAAAATGACAAATTCATTCTTGTCATGACTGATCCAGATGCCCCTTCTAACAGTGACCACAAGTGGTCAGAATATTTGCATTGGTTAGTGACAGACTTGAAATTGCCACACACCAAGAATGAAGATGGCGAGCCAGAAATCAGTCATTTTATTGACGTCAAAGAAGGAAGAGAATTGGTTCCATACATGGGTCCAGGACCACCACCAAAGACCGGAAAACATCGTTATGTGTTTTTATTGTACAAACAAGATCCAAATGCTGGTGAATTGACTGCTCCAAAAGATAGACCAAACTGGGGTACTGGAGTACCAAGCAGTGGTGTCAAAGATTGGATTGAAAAGAATGCACCAAACTCAAAATTGTTAAGTgtcaactttttctttgctCAAAACGAAGACAATTAA
- the HAP5 gene encoding Hap5p (Component of CCAAT-binding transcription factor; roles in filamentous growth, low-iron induction of FRP1; regulates genes involved in respiratory growth; functional homolog of S. cerevisiae Hap5p; Cap1p-dependent expression in low iron) gives MNEDPQSEIMERYNESTYLRDDQLPQFDQNNDVIKEEQTHTQDHHHQHPSVSGSHSDELQDQDIHNVIEEHEDHVSTQNIVDEDELLAAQAAAEAAAAAQQQQPGDVFNNVAQGLSGKHRDMMMQYWQETINSIEHDEHDFKNHQLPLARIKKVMKTDEDVRMISAEAPILFAKGCDVFITELTMRAWIHAEENKRRTLQKSDIAAALTKSDMFDFLIDVVPREEEKPKKSNNNSSRSDSYVNNQQSPPIPETEEEVPHMLTQDVKHSHQDVLQQQMLQEQLLQQQLHQEVQQQLQQEVQRQLQEDVPQSDHQQASQREEDITNGAENANGHNDEATYENFNGYQNNY, from the coding sequence ATGAACGAAGATCCACAGTCCGAAATTATGGAAAGATACAATGAATCAACTTATTTAAGAGACGACCAGCTTCCGCAGTTTGACCAGAATAATGATGTGATTAAGGAAGAAcaaacacacacacaagatcaccaccaccaacaccCGTCAGTACTGGGATCACATTCAGACGAATTACAAGATCAAGATATACACAATGTTATAGAAGAGCATGAAGACCATGTGAGCACTCAAAACATAGTGGATGAAGATGAGTTACTAGCAGCGCAGGCAGCAGCAGAGGCGGCAGCAGCAgcccaacaacaacaacctgGAGACGTTTTCAACAATGTGGCTCAAGGATTATCAGGGAAACACCGAGATATGATGATGCAATATTGGCAAGAAACTATCAATTCGATAGAACACGATGAACACGATTTTAAAAACCATCAGTTACCATTAgcaagaataaaaaaagtaatGAAGACCGACGAAGATGTGCGAATGATTAGTGCTGAAGCTCCGATTTTGTTTGCCAAGGGTTGTGATGTGTTTATCACTGAATTGACAATGAGAGCGTGGATTCATGCTGAAGAAAATAAGAGAAGAACATTGCAGAAATCAGATATAGCAGCAGCTTTGACCAAGAGTGATATGTTTGACTTTCTAATTGATGTTGTTCCTAGAGAAGAGGAGAAACCTAAAAAGTCCAATAATAATCTGTCGAGGTCAGACAGTTAtgtaaataatcaacaatctCCACCGATACCAGAAACAGAAGAAGAGGTCCCCCACATGCTTACGCAAGATGTCAAGCATTCACATCAGGATGTattgcaacaacaaatgtTACAAGAGCAGTTATTACAGCAGCAgctacaccaagaagttcAACAGCAGTTGCAACAAGAAGTCCAACGTCAATTACAGGAGGACGTACCACAATCAGACCACCAACAAGCATCACAGCGAGAAGAGGATATTACAAATGGGGCGGAAAATGCAAATGGTCATAATGATGAAGCTACGTATGAAAATTTTAACGGTTaccaaaacaattattag
- a CDS encoding S-adenosylmethionine-dependent methyltransferase (Ortholog(s) have S-adenosylmethionine-dependent methyltransferase activity, role in histone lysine methylation and cytoplasm, nuclear chromatin localization), giving the protein MTQDISEKIEVISINDSQPEDSSPVVPHERQVVDCVIEIWKEDPSTESLGMSKLHALVKQKHPNWSISEKRVRSLLKQFGLAFNNQEQFTYAKEITSVMTPDIELPANVHIIMTSKRGKGLYAKRDIAKGDLIWSEEPLFFIPPLANVNLMKTASACTYCGKLLQRTESATVLKGLDCNVCSEVWCSIKCKHLDGNLHSLLKHNLYNPGSKKHKLIDAEAFLELQDYCLEEQWNALYAITLIYANCITDKSGVKQKQFDAMARVSQDVRYKALNSSAGTFDSLNGGALFVQEQQEHLWKIGYEKFLRVFPKKPVEYREFLFMMGTYNINNLDSNVFLTQSHLNHNCASNTSVETELNRTAGLKVIAGRDIKSGEELTTTYVNPSHTVHQRQRELRVNWGFICACAKCKDDLKQNERRKSSHNQQQNANNIRDMLKETKDAVGEEGIELEIPTEFNGERRKSVRFDEKVVAVKE; this is encoded by the coding sequence ATGACTCAAGATATAtctgaaaaaattgaagtGATATCGATAAATGACTCACAGCCAGAGGATTCAAGCCCAGTAGTTCCACATGAACGTCAAGTCGTAGATTGTGTGATTGAAATTTGGAAGGAAGATCCATCGACAGAGTCATTGGGAATGAGTAAATTGCATGCCTTAGTCAAACAAAAACATCCTAATTGGTCTATTTCTGAAAAACGGGTTAGAAGTTTGTTGAAACAATTTGGATTAGCTTTTAACAATCAAGAGCAGTTTACATACGCGAAAGAGATTACGTCTGTCATGACTCCTGATATCGAATTACCTGCAAATGTCCATATTATCATGACCTCAAAACGAGGAAAAGGTTTATATGCTAAAAGAGATATCGCAAAAGgtgatttgatttggtcTGAAGAACCACTTTTTTTCATTCCACCCTTGGCAAATGTGAACTTGATGAAAACTGCTTCTGCATGTACTTATTGTGGGAAATTGTTGCAACGAACTGAATCTGCTACAGTTTTAAAAGGTTTGGACTGTAATGTCTGTTCCGAAGTATGGTGTTCTATCAAATGTAAACATCTAGACGGTAATTTGCATTCCTTGTTGAAGCACAATCTATATAATCCTGGCTCTAAAAAGCACAAACTCATTGACGCTGAAGCATTCTTGGAATTACAAGACTATTGTTTAGAAGAACAATGGAATGCACTTTACGCAATTACATTGATATACGCTAATTGCATTACCGACAAACTGGGTGTTAAGCAAAAACAGTTTGATGCTATGGCTAGAGTCTCACAAGATGTTCGATACAAGGCATTAAACTCTTCTGCTGGTACTTTTGATAGCTTGAACGGTGGTGCCTTGTTTGTGcaagaacaacaagagCACTTGTGGAAAATAGGGTATGAGAAATTCCTTAGAGTATTTCCTAAAAAACCAGTTGAATACCGTGAGTTTTTATTCATGATGGGAACTTAtaacatcaacaatttagACTCAAATGTGTTTTTAACCCAATCTCATTTAAATCACAATTGTGCTTCAAATACTTCTGTGGAAACTGAGCTTAACCGTACTGCAGGGTTGAAAGTCATTGCTGGTAGAGATATCAAAAGTGGCGAGGAATTGACTACCACCTATGTCAATCCTAGCCATACTGTTCACCAAAGACAAAGAGAGTTGCGTGTTAATTGGGGTTTTATTTGTGCTTGTGCTAAATGTAAAGAcgatttgaaacaaaatgaaCGTCGTAAATCGTCCCATAATCAGCAACAAAATGCTAACAATATTAGAGACATGttgaaagaaacaaaagatGCCGTAGGTGAAGAAGGAATTGAGTTGGAAATACCGACTGAGTTTAACggagaaagaagaaaatcaGTTAGGTTTGACGAGAAAGTAGTTGCAGTAAAGGAATAG
- the TRY3 gene encoding Try3p (RING-finger transcription factor; regulator of yeast form adherence; required for yeast cell adherence to silicone substrate; Spider biofilm induced) produces MKFAKTLERTLEEDEIPQEWVEAAIQYKALKKCINKVVNELEFLGLQKNTLKILLNDKVVEVNEQETNPSNPIIAEYILSKTSTDAHNIKPMLKITLDYSSEDYTKDHIVELGKELKQKIEALLNDSDTEYEEDKIIELKEDDGGDLQIVTSREGSLSPPASRMASPPTSPTLKVVDSLNTNIDEALLSPDDHHKKHEIFIMLNSDSKFFEMLNDELNSLDTLTQQEESKIIEEVKKIAKYVNELKLKQSELYKWRELFKVYLDSEVYFKYNETALPSQQKSSEQIKSNLDLFVTNLNKSGIMTRFKKKQSLETFNQFMEMNYHLLKILQFQTINNEALRKILKKFDKQTSLGIQKTFPKLISNDHIFMSGSSLAQSICYIIQESIIKVIPQLDDYSCPICMNIAYKPIRLSCGHLFCVRCLVKMKQDDKTSCPLCRKENAILYADSSNLDLESMELMKKYFPREVKEKLRERDKERYNELRKNANSGEKCIVM; encoded by the coding sequence ATGAAGTTTGCCAAGACATTAGAGCGAACCTTAGAGGAAGACGAGATTCCACAAGAATGGGTCGAGGCAGCCATTCAATATAAAGCATTGAAGAAATGTATCAATAAGGTTGTAAATGAACTAGAATTTTTGGGATTACAGAAAAACactttgaaaatattgttaAATGATAAAGTGGTGGAAGTGAACGAACAGGAAACTAATCCTAGCAATCCTATTATTGCAGAATATATATTAAGCAAGACCTCAACAGATGCCCATAACATAAAACCAATGCTAAAGATTACTTTGGACTATTCTAGTGAAGATTATACGAAGGATCACATAGTAGAGTTGGGAAAGGAGTTGAAACAGAAAATTGAGGCTTTATTGAATGATAGTGATACTGAATACGAAGAAGATAagattattgaattgaaagaagatGACGGAGGTGATTTGCAAATTGTAACCAGTAGAGAAGGCTCGTTATCACCACCAGCATCACGCATGGCTTCTCCTCCTACTTCTCCAACTTTAAAAGTTGTTGATAGTTTAAACACTAACATTGATGAAGCACTATTATCCCCTGATGATCACCATAAAAAGCACGAAATATTCATCATGTTAAATTCCGACTCCAAGTTTTTCGAGATGTTAAACGATGAGCTCAACAGTTTAGATACATTAACGCAACAGGAGGAATCAAAGATAATTGAGGAGGTTAAAAAAATAGCCAAGTATGTCAATGAATTAAAGTTAAAACAGTCAGAACTATATAAATGGAGAGAGCTATTCAAAGTGTATCTCGACTCTGAAgtttatttcaaatataatgAAACTGCTTTACCCTCTCAGCAGAAAAGTAGCGAACAAATCAAGCTGaatttggatttatttGTAACCAACTTGAATAAATCAGGTATCATGACCCGGTTTAAGAAAAAGCAAAGTTTGGAAacattcaatcaattcatgGAAATGAACTATCATTTGTTAAAGATATTgcaatttcaaacaatcaacaacGAAGCTTTGCgaaagattttgaaaaaattcgATAAGCAGACTTCATTAGGAATTCAAAAAACTTTcccaaaattgatttccaaCGATCATATTTTCATGAGTGGGTCTTCTTTAGctcaatcaatttgttaTATTATTCAAGAATCAATCATTAAAGTGATACCACAGTTGGATGATTATTCGTGTCCGATCTGTATGAACATAGCGTATAAACCAATTCGTTTGTCTTGTGGACATTTGTTTTGTGTTCGATGCTTAGtcaaaatgaaacaagATGATAAGACAAGTTGTCCCTTGTgtagaaaagaaaatgctATATTGTATGCTGATAGTTCTAATTTGGACTTGGAGTCAATGGAATTAATGAAGAAGTACTTCCCACGTGAGGTTAAAGAGAAATTACGAGAGAGGGACAAAGAAAGATACAATGAATTAAGAAAGAATGCTAATTCAGGTGAGAAATGTATTGTCATGTAG
- a CDS encoding uncharacterized protein (Putative vacuole biogenesis protein) — MQGSYNNNGLPRPYYMKPSKKKSSPYSNLKEPIVYFNNPKRKLVGYIIMFSLIGILMWWISQDFKGRPEVEYELVKNEKSGEKNTPMDLKNSANLDKIVNAVGSKADKESENLDLAENLSEGSKGQKGIGVAEAPKGGIANEAPVVGNDEEELVGTGKGGQKQQKADGNPKGKGYKASIGKTGDKDSVPAGAGAPAGVDSPKGKAEPVPDVEDAAAAARLSNEDTVQQIIEDTA; from the coding sequence ATGCAAGGAagttacaacaacaatggtCTACCAAGACCCTACTATATGAAACcatccaaaaaaaaactgtcACCGTATTCGAATTTGAAAGAACCAATTGTATATTTCAATAacccaaaaagaaaattagtgggatatataataatgttCAGTTTAATTGGGATATTAATGTGGTGGATCTCTCAAGATTTTAAAGGGAGACCAGAAGTCGAATATGAATTAGTcaagaatgaaaaatcaGGTGAAAAGAATACTCCAATGGATCTTAAAAATAGTGCCAATTTGGACAAGATTGTGAATGCAGTTGGTTCAAAAGCAGACAAGGAAAGTGAAAATCTCGATTTAGCAGAAAATTTGTCAGAAGGTTCTAAAGGACAAAAGGGAATTGGTGTAGCTGAAGCACCTAAAGGAGGAATAGCTAATGAGGCACCAGTTGTTGGCAacgatgaagaagaattggttGGTACTGGTAAGGGTGGACAAAAACAGCAAAAAGCTGATGGGAACCCAAAGGGGAAAGGTTATAAAGCATCTATTGGAAAGACAGGTGATAAAGATTCTGTTCCTGCTGGTGCTGGCGCTCCTGCTGGTGTTGATAGCCCCAAGGGAAAAGCTGAACCTGTACCTGATGTTGAAgatgctgctgctgctgcaaGACTATCTAATGAAGACACAGTTCAACAGATTATAGAAGATACTGCATGA
- the CCW14 gene encoding Ccw14p (Putative mannoprotein of cell wall with role in response to stress; increased mRNA abundance observed in cyr1 homozygous mutant (hyphal or yeast-form cells) and in ras1 homozygous mutant (yeast-form cells)), with the protein MLVLVIALVFLKSILATPPACFLSCINEIAHDCPEDAVNLTCICINEDLIIGCLVDICPFGTFISARDHYIGTCLEHGRPSITNPVPPPAIWPPEPKVSSISNTTMRTEFTSSIMQVTQTVEFPARVTITPIPSDIPKPEIVDESEDEFYNPNEPCEWEETDSLDENGAFIVIRRPVNVPKRYRDPSNVGNIRRVIITRPVNYYSNQQASDNPKPHKVQHVKRIKKFPKKVSKNANESKMSPSTLNQKIKPNRNNLKKLHKKKFKVNRKSI; encoded by the coding sequence ATGCTTGTATTAGTCATCGCCTTGGTATTTCTTAAGTCAATCCTTGCAACACCACCAGCTTGTTTTTTAAGTTgtattaatgaaattgccCATGATTGTCCCGAAGATGCTGTAAATTTAACATGCATTTGTATCAATGAAGATTTGATCATTGGCTGTCTTGTCGATATATGTCCGTTTGGAACGTTTATAAGTGCCAGGGATCATTATATTGGAACGTGCTTAGAACACGGTCGTCCTTCAATTACCAATCCAGTTCCTCCACCAGCAATTTGGCCACCAGAACCAAAagtttcttcaatttcgAACACTACTATGAGAACCGAATTTACCAGCTCAATTATGCAAGTAACACAAACAGTTGAGTTCCCAGCTAGAGTTACAATAACTCCTATACCAAGTGATATACCTAAACCTGAGATTGTCGACGAGTCCGAAGATGAGTTTTATAACCCTAATGAACCATGTGAATGGGAAGAAACTGACTCGTTAGATGAAAATGGCGCCTTCATAGTAATTCGAAGACCAGTTAATGTACCTAAACGTTATCGAGATCCATCAAATGTTGGAAATATCAGAAGGGTCATCATAACACGACCAgttaattattattccaATCAACAGGCATCCGATAATCCTAAACCACACAAGGTCCAACACGTTAagagaattaaaaaattccCCAAAAAAGTTTCTAAAAATGctaatgaatcaaaaatgTCACCATCAACtttgaatcaaaaaatcaagCCCAATAGAAATAACTTGAAGAAACTccacaagaaaaaattcaaagtaaatagaaaatcaatataa
- a CDS encoding uncharacterized protein (Predicted non-catalytic subunit of N-terminal acetyltransferase; Spider biofilm induced), whose translation MTTSLSPDKFIGANLHVKLSDCRILEGILTVIDPFGNLLLSNVYETSIDKLNDKQLHVREIGLVSVPRESIESIKTDKKTHTSIFGVEGNN comes from the coding sequence ATGACTACTTCCTTATCACCAGATAAATTCATAGGTGCTAACTTACACGTCAAATTAAGTGACTGCAGAATTCTTGAAGGAATACTCACCGTCATTGATCCATTCGGTAACTTACTCTTGTCGAATGTGTATGAAACTTCAATTGACAAATTAAATGACAAACAATTACATGTTAGAGAAATTGGTTTAGTCAGTGTACCTAGAGAAAGCATTGAAAGTATTAAAACTGACAAAAAAACGCATACAAGTATATTTGGAGTGGAAGGAAATAATTGA
- a CDS encoding uncharacterized protein (Ortholog of C. dubliniensis CD36 : Cd36_51280, C. parapsilosis CDC317 : CPAR2_501840, Candida tenuis NRRL Y-1498 : cten_CGOB_00020 and Debaryomyces hansenii CBS767 : DEHA2F24310g) — translation MEVQQQIDELTTIYHEYRSFFPKCDLIVTPDASSSSNYILLTTHEGRSIKVSVALRGWYELTTTTQSQNVEKPFETFEALMQSISIDFQNRFGNELSNKLNQLLQQK, via the coding sequence ATGGAagttcaacaacaaatcgACGAGTTGACGACGATTTATCATGAATATCGATCATTCTTCCCAAAGTGTGATTTGATTGTGACACCAGATGCTCTGTCCAGTTCCAACTATATTCTATTAACTACACATGAAGGTCGAAGTATCAAAGTTTCTGTTGCTCTCCGAGGTTGGTACGAATTAACTACAACTACCCAAAGCCAGAATGTTGAAAAACCATTTGAAACATTTGAAGCATTGATGCAATCCATTAGTATAGATTTTCAAAATCGTTTTGGAAACGAACTTtccaataaattaaatcaattactacaacaaaaataa
- a CDS encoding mitochondrial 54S ribosomal protein bL19m (Ortholog(s) have structural constituent of ribosome activity and mitochondrial large ribosomal subunit localization) has protein sequence MFGLITRSLGVKSVIQPIRSFHYLRKQLPTVFEPLPKRRNGEGVMPYLHRQLLQKHDPTGKRRALVENSNTGLRAGDIIKVTYLDRSDVTGRVIGIKRGFLNLGTNILIRTKLNKVGSELRIPVYNPNIRNIEVLHKPTRYMPRTKQYYIREHKRYDVDDVEAFVKKQFGEGRKNKKAKK, from the exons ATGTTTGGATTAATAACGAGATCATTAGGTGTAAAATCGGTCATACAACCAATAAGATCTTTCCATTATTTAAGGAAGC AATTACCTACCGTATTTGAACCATTACCAAAGAGAAGAAATGGTGAAGGTGTAATGCCATATTTACATAGacaattattacaaaaacaTGATCCAACGGGTAAAAGACGAGCATTAGTTGAAAACAGTAATACTGGATTACGTGCTggtgatattattaaagtCACCTATCTTGATAGATCCGATGTTACTGGCCGAGTCATTGGAATTAAAAGAGGGTTTTTGAACTTGGGTACTAATATTTTAATTAGAactaaattgaataaagtTGGATCTGAATTGAGAATCCCGGTTTATAATCCAAACATTAGAAATATTGAAGTGTTGCATAAACCTACTAGATATATGCCAAGAACTAAACAATACTATATTAGAGAACACAAGAGATATGATGTGGATGATGTTGAAGCATTTGTTAAAAAACAATTCGGAGAAGGaagaaagaataaaaaagcTAAGAAATAG